The genomic interval GTTTAgacataataaatacaaattattaatgttgacttttggtttcacacggtcTCCTTGGCGAAAGTCCGATGTTTTTTtcgacccacccatccacctcgactTCCTCTCTACATGGCGTTTGTCGTTCTTTATACTTACAACTAATGTTGATGAATCCAACTCTTTCTAAATAGAGCAATTCAAAAGACTTTCTTCTACCGAGGGAAAaagttttatatttcatttgtacATTTGTATTTGTCACATTCCTGCTAGTAATCACAGCTAGTACAGTACATGGATTTCACACAGTTCTGGCTTGTTGCAATCACACTTTGTGACTGATAactagtgggcaacctccgggtctgaaaggtgaagccaatgcggaagatTGCTACCACGGTCTGGGAGCAGTCTGCGTTTTCGtctaactttaaccctttcatagtgtgttttcagttcatgaaagttaattgtaacattttggccgcctagaaatgtgttattcagcattcggttgtacttagctccaccctcttgtgtcacttctggtttgcATGGTGACgacatccacttcttatttacagtctatgcTGATAATGCAGGTGTATTTGATATGCATTTTCTGGATAATATCATAGTTGGATGTTAGCTTATCTATGAAGATTCCCAGTCATCAGGATatctaaataatacaaatttgaaGCCAAGTGGAGGTATCGTTTCTAAGTTTTCCTCACTAATAGATATACCCTGGCAATATAAAACAAATCCAGCTGCCTTAAACACAAGACTTCCAGATATCAGGTAACCTGTTATTGAGGAGCTGTGCCGTACCTTGCGAGGCTTGAGAATGGCTCTGGGTTTGCTGTTCTCCCTGGACGCCTCCAGTGTGACGTCACGTTTAGTGTTCCGGTCAAACATTCGGAAGAAATTGTTATAGGAGCCGGTCATTATGacgctgaggaggaggaggaggaggaggagagttattgagatgcatggatggatggatgtatggatggatggataagaaATAACCCTTACCTGTCTGATCCATTCCAGACACACTCAAACTTGTCGAAGATGCAGTCATTCTCATACAGAGAACAAAGTTTGCCACGTAAATAGTCATGaacctgaaaaacaaaataaaaacatgaatgtctgaattAGTTGGTGGGTCATGATCACACTTTTCCAGCTTCTAAAGTTTGTCACATTGCCTTTCAACCATAAGCTGCACTGCCATATGCTCTAGtttcaataatccctccagacCTGGTGACCCACGCTAAGATGCTATTGGTAGCAGGTGGAGGCGGAGCTGGAATTGGACGGAGAATCCCTTGAGCCCAGCTGATTGCCTTATCAATCATGACCCTGCCCTAAGATGGCTTCCCCTGATCAGACCGTGTGGATCTGACCCCGGTGACCACACAGTGGGAGGTTTTGCCCTTCAGGTTGCATCAGCACCGCCACTATCTGTCTTTTTACGGACAGTCGGCTCAATAAGCCCTCCTGGGGTAATCGCCGTGGATGACACAGTTACAGATTGGCGGGGTGACAGTGAAACAGGATTATGTTGAGTGATTAGTCTGAAATCAATCAGTTTTGATTCGATCTGGGCCCTAACCGTTATTTAGGATTATCTTTGGAGCCTTCAAACTGTCAAGCAGGCACATAAAAAGCAAGGCTGAGGCTTACCTGGTACGTCTCTAGTGGTTTGTTCTCCATTTGAAGGTCCCACACCTTGACAGTGAGGTAGTCCCTTGTCATCAGGTAGCGCCCGTTGTGGCTGAACTTCACGTCAGAGATGGACGAGATGATTTCAGAGAAAAAGGAGCGAGTGGAGGGATCCTCTGGCTCCTCAAAgtctacgagagaaaaaaaacaaaaggcgGTTATCTTCTGacagagaaaacacatttttcaccgCAGGAGGTCGCTGCTTAAAAGAGATGTTTTTCCTCCCGCAAGTCTTTTAATCATTCGCAGcgagaaaaaaacagattttgtttGGGTGGTGGGGGCCCGCCATTGGCGAAACAATAACAGCCACAACTATGCCTGGATGCGGGGTTTGCCGCAGCAGCTGCATCTCTTCACGGtattatttctgtgtgtgtttagggaGAGAGTCGTGGGTCAGCATGCTGGGTAAATATTGGTTATGATTCATATTGATTCTGGCAGCTGCTGATCTGTGTGCAGGCCAGCACGCTGGGGATAAGAGCCAGGCATTCCATCGTTAGCTGTCAAGTtattgttcctcctcctccttttcctcccacccttcctcccctctctgctctccatctctccaaaAAATGCCCCCACCattctcccccctcctcctcagccGAGGCCTGGAGAATCGCTCTGTGATGTGTCAATGGGGAGTCTAACAAGGGATGCTGCGTGAGAGATGAAAAAATGGGGGGATGAGGAAGggataagaaaaacaaatcaatgtcAAAGTGCTGGGCCCATTTGGGCCCTgctggatttgtgtgtgtgtcagtgaatgAGTGTTTGTGTATAAGTGGGTGTGGGCAATATGTGCATgtatatatgcatgtgtgtgtgtccctgccCTCCCTTCCGTCCCACTCCAGAGGTGTATAATAGGGTCCCCGGGGAGTCAGCATGGGGGCTGTTTGGTCCCCCTCTCTCTATCCTCGGGCTCAGCGCTTTGGCAATCCTCCCCTagccctccatccatccctccatccatcctcaaTCTAACACTGACTGATACCAGCAGCCTCCCAGATTTACAGGTATGGGAGATGATAGATTTTTATGTTGAGgaagttttgtgtgtgtggatgtcaAGGGAAggatgtgctgtgtgtgtgtgtatgcgtgggAGGGAGGGCATCATACATCGCTCTGAGCCATACACCGTTCATGCAGTGAGACAGTAGGTCAGTAGCAAACAGACCTGTCCTGAGGCTAACGAGAGCACCTGCCTGCtctgtgagtatgtgtgtgtgtgtgtgtgtgtgtatgtgtgtgcgctgcGAGCACCTAATGGCACGTACATGTCAATATCAACCCTGTCTcttacaaaattacgttcccatacacctaaactgcattctccattacgtttcaagggaaattatcatttatttatatattatatattatatattattatattaattatcaattattattatcagattATATTTTCCCCCGGATTAGGGTTGccgttttaaacagttttaaacgtgTAGTTCATGTTGTaaacaaaaacgcaacaaaactactgggttgggtttagtaaaaaaaacatggtttggtttaaaatgactacgacattgaaacaaaacaaaaatgcaacaaaaacacttagttaggtttaggcaacaaacctacaAGGTTaggtttaatttaaaaaaaaaaaatcatggtttggcttaaaatgggGACAGAGCATCGGTCTCCTTGTTTGACGCATCCACCAGGAACCGtgtgggatctattagcagaaatggaatataatattcataactatgttttcattagcttataatatcctgaaaataagaattgctgtattttcgttagcttaaaatgagccctttatatctacaaagggagcgggTTCTCatcatgttgcaccaccatgtttctacagtagctcagaatggacaaaccaaacactggctctagagagagccagtgtttggttttacgttacctgaaggccaccatagttctccgacacgcttgtgaaactgcggtaacgtgaatcgcaaagtgcaaaaccgtggtaccgccagcagccgtctgacttccgtcactcctaaagtagtgttattatggtaaggatggcctctgagcgagacagatggcgttaccacggttttgcactcggcggctaaCGTGActtcagtcttggaaagggaggggtaaGCAAAGGGGTACTCAGTCGCaatctacacactgtacctttatccgtcgctcgatatactacgtTACCTGCTCTGCGCATCGCTCGTTGTATGTTGTATATACTACGTCACGTGGTGTGGCCttccactgactatttgtgatacgtcaaagacaaaTGTAATCCAATACAAAATACGTTTCCGACCAAACATAATTGTGAATGatgtagggctgacccgaatgctttgtttttaattttttttacttttatatacaagtatgtaataagaataatgtataaatccagaaatatcccatgaaataaggaatcaTCCCACAAtgtcattcattattcatattcaacattgattattattagttattctcagatggatattgcTGTTCGTTATGTGTAGAAGTGCGTGTGCGTACAGTAGTGCGCCTGCTTCGCCACGCCgcaaagctttgaatacctttgaatatttctcacagaAGCTTCGAAACCCAAAAAAaggtattcaggacagccctagaatGCAGTTtattgtatgggaacgtaattttttaggagacagggcgtGTCAATGTGAAACTGAATACCACAACTTAAAATGTACAACGAAATCCaaacattttgtatttcttatatacTTATTTCGCCCTAAAATAAATGCTCATGTGAAATTCAACAGGCCGTGTCAGTGCATGGTCCAGTGAACACATCAATATGTCTGAGGAAGTGACTGACGTTATTGAACAACAAGGTGTGTCCATGAGGGACTAATGCGATTGCTCTTAAGCAATTGATTTTCCAGCGAAAATGTCaatgtattcattattcatttgaCCAGCGTGCATGCATGTGATGTTAAGCTTTAGAGAAGGCCGTTCATTGTTTGAGACACACACGGCGAGAATCATTGATGGGTTATCAATCCTGACATATTGAGCCACACAAAGGTGGAGCTGAAGCAGAAAAACATGTGTGAATTTGCAACCGTAGTGCTGCCATGTCGTTTCTGTTCTCCCACAACATCTCTCTGATGTTGTTGTGTATTTACAAATTTAGATAAACCTGCAGAACATTATCACACTAATAATACTATTACTTAGCTTCATTGAAGACAATGAGGTAATGTTCTTTGTGTTGTTTCAGGAAATTTGGGGGTTTTGATGGCCAAGAAAAGGAGTTTACATTCTACAATAAAACTCAGTGGTTTTCTTAAGACTGACTCTaatgcttttttatttaaaatttagATGATacagaattagggctgtcaacgttaacgtgataataacgtgttaacgcaaatttgttttaacgccactaatttctttaatacattatacaaattgcaatttttatgttgtagcgggctaagttagagtgaagatactagcatcatattaaactagaaaacctaaggaatccattggtaccaatcatgtcagaCTTCTGTAGCTtattgcgaaggaggttaaataacgctccaaatttaagctaaattttggcgaggaaaaactgtcatggccatttttaaaggggtcccttgacctctgacctcaagatatgtgaatggaagtgggttctatgggtacccacgagtctccccttcaaagacatgcccactttatgataatcacatgcagtttggggcaagtcatagtcaagtcagcacactgacacactgacagctgctgttgcctgttgggcttgagtttgccatgttatgatttgaacatatttttaatgctaaatgcagtacctgtgagggtttctgggaaatatttgtcattattttgtgttgttaattgatttccaataataactatatacatatatttgcataaagcaagaatatttttttctccagtcaaatgttgataagagtattaaatacttgataaatctccctttaatgtacattttgaacagataaaaaatgtgattaatttgcaattaatcgtgattaaagtggcagtaggcagtatatttttggcatcaatgggcaaaaattccataataacctttcagtataatcaataaacacaaTGAGGCACCATAGAATAAAAGTAATACTTAACATAATCAAGTATTTTCACATGAAAGAAAATCTATAAAGATAACTATTTGCTCTTTCTCGCCACTCTTTTATCATTTTTCCCATGATGCACTCAACTTGTACTCACATTTGCAGTGTTTGTCGCAGAGCGCCGCCTCTCTCATGTCACAGAGGCGTATCGAGCCCTTGCTGCTGCTGTAGGCAAAGGTGTGACACTGCTGGGGGTGAAACTCCGCTGAGGTGATCACTTCTGTCAGCTCCTCCATGTTGGCTGGCTTGATGTCCACAATGTCTGAGAGACGGGCGCTAAGGAACAACTTTTAGACAGCTACTGCGGACATTTAGCTAACACTGTGAAAACCAAAACCCTTATATTTAGTTCTGAAAAAGTGACAAATTTTCTGTACAAAACAGATTTGAATAACATGTTTActtttcatcctttttttcccaacaGTTCCCTAAAGACAGAAGACCCGAGTCAGAGGATACTGAAGCTGCGATCGGTGATCTCCAGGTTCCACAGGTTCACCCTGAGGTCGTCGGTGGAGATGTACGTCTGGAGGTCGGAGTTGACGGAGATGGAGTTGATGTGGTAGGTGTGCGCATTGCTGAATACACGCCTGGCTGTAGCCTCAACCATCAAGTCCATAGGCTGTAGCACCGGCACCTATTGGTGAAGACAGATCAGTTAGGGAGGAGGGAAAGGAAACATgtaaagaaacacagaaaaatatGCAAGAAATTCATCTTGATGGGTTTTGTAACACTGATTTAGTGCTCTATGTACTTTGATGCTGGTTTCCTCGAGGCCTTCttagatatgtgtgtgtgcacattgcATGTGTGCAttaattttgtgtgtgtgaatatgctgcatgtgtatgtgtgagtgaaCCACAACCAGATGACTCCAGGGATTCATATGACATTTACTCCACAAATCTTAATGAAACAGAGACAGTGACTGAGGGGCTCAGAGGCTGTTTGATGAGCTAGTTCAATCAGACTGTGAATATCTGTTGGCTACACGGCTACTCTGAGATCACgcctgcctccctctctctctctctctctctttctctcatgtAAGTGCTGAAGAAGTCACTCCTGTtctcttgtttgtgtgtgtgaaagagaaagcgagaaaagagagaaagcaaaGGAGGTGGAAAGAGAGATGGCCCGAGGGCATCGCTAGGCCCTGCTGAGGAATGATAACTGAACTCTGCAGAATTAAGacgagtgcacacacacacacacacacacacacacacacacacacacacacacacacacacacacacacacacacacacacacacacacacacacatacacacatacacagtgctGCTCGGGCTTCAAAGACACCCAGCACCAGTCTTGCATGCAGCCCCCCGTTGGCCAGATAAAACCCagacaaagagaggagggaggggagcgaGAGAGGAGAACAAATCGACTGCTTCTTCCCTTTTTCTCTCGTCCGTTGCTGGCACTGACAGAGA from Sebastes fasciatus isolate fSebFas1 chromosome 10, fSebFas1.pri, whole genome shotgun sequence carries:
- the ppp2r2ba gene encoding serine/threonine-protein phosphatase 2A 55 kDa regulatory subunit B beta isoform isoform X1; the protein is MKCFSRYLPYLFRPPSTILSSTCHTEADIISTVEFNSSGELLATGDKGGRVVVFQREQESKSQPQRRGEYNVYSTFQSHEPEFDYLKSLEIEEKINKIKWLPQQNAAYFLLSTNDKTVKLWKISERDKRPEGYNLKDDDGRIRDPSTITSLRVPVLQPMDLMVEATARRVFSNAHTYHINSISVNSDLQTYISTDDLRVNLWNLEITDRSFNIVDIKPANMEELTEVITSAEFHPQQCHTFAYSSSKGSIRLCDMREAALCDKHCKYFEEPEDPSTRSFFSEIISSISDVKFSHNGRYLMTRDYLTVKVWDLQMENKPLETYQVHDYLRGKLCSLYENDCIFDKFECVWNGSDSVIMTGSYNNFFRMFDRNTKRDVTLEASRENSKPRAILKPRKVCVGGKRRKDEISVDSLDFSKKILHTTWHPHENIIAVAATNNLYIFQDKVN
- the ppp2r2ba gene encoding serine/threonine-protein phosphatase 2A 55 kDa regulatory subunit B beta isoform isoform X2, which codes for MEEESDTRKINNSFLRDHNYATEADIISTVEFNSSGELLATGDKGGRVVVFQREQESKSQPQRRGEYNVYSTFQSHEPEFDYLKSLEIEEKINKIKWLPQQNAAYFLLSTNDKTVKLWKISERDKRPEGYNLKDDDGRIRDPSTITSLRVPVLQPMDLMVEATARRVFSNAHTYHINSISVNSDLQTYISTDDLRVNLWNLEITDRSFNIVDIKPANMEELTEVITSAEFHPQQCHTFAYSSSKGSIRLCDMREAALCDKHCKYFEEPEDPSTRSFFSEIISSISDVKFSHNGRYLMTRDYLTVKVWDLQMENKPLETYQVHDYLRGKLCSLYENDCIFDKFECVWNGSDSVIMTGSYNNFFRMFDRNTKRDVTLEASRENSKPRAILKPRKVCVGGKRRKDEISVDSLDFSKKILHTTWHPHENIIAVAATNNLYIFQDKVN
- the ppp2r2ba gene encoding serine/threonine-protein phosphatase 2A 55 kDa regulatory subunit B beta isoform isoform X3, coding for MYVFEEERKSYLKADIISTVEFNSSGELLATGDKGGRVVVFQREQESKSQPQRRGEYNVYSTFQSHEPEFDYLKSLEIEEKINKIKWLPQQNAAYFLLSTNDKTVKLWKISERDKRPEGYNLKDDDGRIRDPSTITSLRVPVLQPMDLMVEATARRVFSNAHTYHINSISVNSDLQTYISTDDLRVNLWNLEITDRSFNIVDIKPANMEELTEVITSAEFHPQQCHTFAYSSSKGSIRLCDMREAALCDKHCKYFEEPEDPSTRSFFSEIISSISDVKFSHNGRYLMTRDYLTVKVWDLQMENKPLETYQVHDYLRGKLCSLYENDCIFDKFECVWNGSDSVIMTGSYNNFFRMFDRNTKRDVTLEASRENSKPRAILKPRKVCVGGKRRKDEISVDSLDFSKKILHTTWHPHENIIAVAATNNLYIFQDKVN